The Pieris rapae chromosome 16, ilPieRapa1.1, whole genome shotgun sequence genome includes a region encoding these proteins:
- the LOC111001761 gene encoding serotriflin — translation MMYLKCIFWFGLVVFLNSFAMLQSVRTWSDKQLFPSNKIPEDGLNPRRSVVRRKIVLYHNFFRTKVRPTASNMLLMSWHPLAARQAQNYAERCVFLQHNDAAENTVPYLGSCGQNLFVSSRKTPWFFAIKNWFLEYQNFTYGAPTRDLKAVGHYTQMVWATSHKVGCGVAHCPGGPWGTFYNYVCHYCPAGNVETITQYPYKIGPQCGDCPESCVSDALCTNSCPVKDFYSNCNDLVRVANVCSQGICNATCTCGNNRLHKNYPW, via the exons atgatgtatttgaaatgtatattttggtTCGGTTTGGTCgtctttttaaattcttttgcAATGTTACAAAGCGTAAGAACCTGGAGCGATAAAC AACTCTTCCCATCGAATAAAATTCCGGAAGATGGCTTGAATCCTCGTCGATCGGTGGTGCGAAGAAAAATAGTACtctatcataatttttttcgaACCAAAGTTAGACCAACTGCTTCCAACATGCTGCTTATG TCGTGGCATCCACTAGCTGCGCGTCAAGCTCAAAATTACGCGGAGAGATGCGTTTTCTTACAACACAATGACGCGGCTGAAAACACTGTGCCCTATTTAGGTTCATGCGGACAAAATCTTTTCGTTTCTTCACGGAAGACTCCATG gtTCTTCGCCataaaaaattggtttttggagtatcaaaattttacatatgGGGCTCCGACAAGAGACCTTAAGGCAGTAGGACATTACACACAGATGGTTTGGGCGACTTCGCATAAAGTCGGTTGCGGAGTTGCACATTGTCCGGGAGGTCCTTGGGGAACCTTCTACAACTATGTTTGTCATTATTGCCCAGc tGGCAACGTGGAAACAATAACTCAGTATCCATACAAGATCGGCCCTCAATGCGGTGACTGTCCTGAAAGTTGCGTGTCTGACGCACTTTGTACCAACTCTTGCCCAGTTAAAGACTTTTACTCCAACTGTAATGATCTTGTAAGAGTGGCTAATGTCTGTTCACAAGGTATTTGTAATGCAACATGCACTTGTGGGAACAATAGGTTACACAAGAATTATCCTTGgtaa